The following coding sequences lie in one Terriglobia bacterium genomic window:
- a CDS encoding type II toxin-antitoxin system HicB family antitoxin — MRLRIILEPADEGGYTVFVPSLPGCISEGDTLQEARDNIREAIALYLEPAEELPVPEGAMVEEIVL; from the coding sequence ATGCGCTTACGCATCATTTTGGAGCCCGCTGACGAAGGCGGATACACCGTTTTCGTTCCGTCCCTGCCCGGGTGCATATCCGAGGGGGACACCCTTCAAGAAGCACGCGACAACATCCGGGAAGCCATTGCTCTCTATCTGGAACCCGCGGAGGAACTGCCTGTGCCCGAAGGCGCAATGGTCGAGGAAATTGTACTGTAG
- a CDS encoding TIGR02584 family CRISPR-associated protein — protein MPRDDPVNARRLQIGKSPDRTNSMLGKAEGGAGARRSRVISPPRGHGRYPMMVCLAGMSPAVVTETLYALAVKGRPRVVPRRVCIVTTEDAYGKVVASLLGARGAIRRLASEYRLPPGSLQCTLDDVFVIRSRSGKPLSDIRSSADSRDAGEAMSRLLADLHSDPNVEIRCSIAGGRKTMAALLALALQTCARTGDRLYHVLVSEPFERIPDFFYPPRLRRLYTVDGRTVDSSKARIDLAEVPMIRLGAVAESLGLGSEQLALRARKIEEAANRNFRPVPVEIDFERRALRCGTDAVRLPPQEFALYAMYAGLRRRCKSCERNRRPACERCHPTDGEIYSRHRPLLKAVYFLARPAGGRGLMQMLADETGKGEIAQNFDEWLRQTRSRLKSHLRAADADAVPRLASIADAVELGTENGKRRGLRIPPALIRFANVGKAGLNVDLLAFARRAQLR, from the coding sequence ATGCCACGTGACGATCCTGTCAACGCCCGGAGGCTTCAGATCGGCAAATCGCCGGACAGGACCAACTCAATGCTGGGGAAAGCGGAAGGTGGCGCCGGAGCGCGCCGGTCTCGTGTGATCTCGCCTCCCAGAGGTCACGGGCGCTATCCGATGATGGTGTGCCTGGCGGGGATGTCGCCGGCAGTCGTAACGGAGACTCTATACGCGCTTGCCGTGAAGGGCCGCCCTCGGGTAGTTCCGCGCCGTGTCTGCATCGTAACAACCGAAGACGCCTACGGGAAGGTTGTCGCCTCGCTTCTTGGCGCCCGGGGAGCGATTCGGCGGCTGGCATCGGAGTACCGGCTGCCGCCCGGGTCGCTTCAATGCACTCTCGACGACGTATTTGTGATCAGGTCCCGATCCGGCAAGCCGCTTTCGGACATCCGGTCGAGCGCCGACAGCCGCGATGCGGGAGAAGCGATGTCCAGGCTTCTGGCGGACCTTCACTCTGATCCCAATGTGGAGATCCGCTGTTCGATTGCCGGAGGCAGGAAGACGATGGCGGCGCTGCTCGCGCTTGCGTTGCAGACCTGCGCGCGTACCGGCGACCGCCTGTATCACGTCCTGGTAAGCGAGCCGTTCGAGCGGATTCCCGACTTCTTCTATCCTCCCCGGTTGCGGCGACTGTACACCGTGGACGGCCGAACGGTGGATTCAAGCAAGGCGCGGATCGACCTGGCGGAGGTTCCGATGATTCGCCTCGGAGCGGTAGCGGAATCGCTCGGACTTGGATCGGAGCAGCTTGCGTTGCGCGCCAGGAAGATCGAGGAGGCCGCGAACCGGAATTTCCGGCCGGTTCCGGTAGAAATCGATTTCGAGCGGCGGGCGCTGCGCTGTGGAACGGATGCTGTTCGGCTCCCTCCCCAGGAATTCGCTCTGTACGCGATGTATGCGGGCCTGCGCCGCAGGTGCAAATCCTGTGAACGGAATCGCCGTCCCGCTTGCGAGCGGTGCCATCCCACGGACGGCGAGATTTATTCGCGGCACCGGCCTTTGTTGAAGGCGGTTTATTTCCTGGCGCGGCCTGCCGGAGGCCGGGGCCTGATGCAGATGCTTGCGGATGAAACCGGGAAGGGCGAAATCGCACAGAATTTCGATGAATGGTTACGGCAAACGCGCAGCCGGCTGAAATCGCATCTGCGCGCGGCGGACGCCGACGCCGTCCCGCGACTGGCGTCGATTGCGGATGCCGTCGAACTTGGCACAGAGAACGGGAAGCGTCGCGGCCTGCGCATCCCGCCGGCCCTGATCCGGTTCGCCAACGTTGGGAAGGCAGGGCTCAACGTTGATTTGCTCGCGTTTGCACGCCGCGCGCAATTACGCTGA
- a CDS encoding DUF2283 domain-containing protein: MKIKYSREADVLTIQLREGKISDSRDLAEGIIVHFSAKGQPLELEILDASKVIERKDVEVSMESLFAVV, from the coding sequence GTGAAGATCAAATATTCTCGTGAAGCGGATGTCTTGACCATTCAACTGCGGGAGGGAAAGATATCCGACTCCAGGGACCTCGCCGAAGGCATCATCGTGCACTTTTCGGCCAAAGGCCAGCCCCTGGAGCTCGAAATCCTCGACGCTTCGAAAGTGATCGAAAGAAAAGACGTGGAAGTTTCCATGGAATCCCTATTCGCCGTCGTCTGA